A genomic window from Planococcus rifietoensis includes:
- the rlmH gene encoding 23S rRNA (pseudouridine(1915)-N(3))-methyltransferase RlmH yields MNISIVTVGKLKEKYLKAGIAEYAKRLGAYAKITEIEVADEKAPEQLSEADMEIVKKKEGERILAKIPQDAYVIALAIDGKMKTSEQLAKDMESLMTYGRSKVVFVIGGSLGLHDEVLKRADEKLSFSKMTFPHQLMKLILLEQVYRAFRIMKGEPYHK; encoded by the coding sequence GTGAACATTTCCATTGTGACGGTCGGAAAACTGAAAGAGAAATACTTGAAAGCGGGCATTGCAGAATATGCAAAACGTTTAGGGGCTTATGCAAAAATTACGGAGATTGAAGTCGCGGACGAAAAAGCGCCGGAGCAATTAAGCGAAGCGGATATGGAAATCGTCAAAAAGAAAGAAGGCGAGCGCATACTCGCAAAAATCCCACAAGACGCCTACGTCATCGCCCTGGCGATCGACGGCAAGATGAAGACCTCCGAGCAGCTCGCCAAAGACATGGAATCACTCATGACTTACGGCCGCAGCAAAGTCGTTTTCGTTATCGGGGGATCTCTGGGCCTCCACGACGAAGTGTTGAAGCGCGCGGATGAGAAATTGTCGTTTTCGAAGATGACGTTTCCCCACCAATTGATGAAGTTGATCTTGCTGGAGCAGGTATATCGGGCTTTCCGGATTATGAAGGGTGAGCCGTATCATAAGTAA
- a CDS encoding CxxH/CxxC protein: MCITVLNIRKSKGGVKMELHCCQTHVGQGLDEFVAKTESYPILTELSDSEKLSTKCNYCEQQALYLVASK, from the coding sequence ATGTGTATAACTGTGTTGAATATTCGGAAATCGAAAGGAGGCGTAAAAATGGAGCTACATTGCTGCCAAACGCATGTGGGACAAGGGCTTGACGAATTTGTTGCCAAAACGGAAAGCTATCCTATACTGACTGAATTATCAGATAGCGAAAAGTTATCCACAAAGTGCAACTACTGTGAACAACAGGCATTGTATCTTGTGGCGAGTAAATAA
- a CDS encoding S1C family serine protease, whose amino-acid sequence MGYYNQTPNGRQPKPSRAGSFFAGIFGVLVGALLMWLLFSQAPGLLPGTESTNSGTQIQQQNREQQGASLDITTDVTKAVDEASDAVVGVSNLQTGGDFFSQSQEQAVGTGSGVIYKSEGDTAYVVTNHHVVDGASGIEVTLADGTKVDAQVVGSDIWTDLAVLEMSNEKVQGVVELGDSDALKRGEAVIAIGNPLGLEFSGSVTSGVVSGTDRAVPVDLDGDGTEDWQAEVLQTDAAINPGNSGGALVNLAGQLIGINSMKIATSQVEGIGFSIPINSALPVINQLEATGEMVRPAMGITLIDLAQVPSTYRDDTLNLTEDVTAGVVVSSVVPSSAADEAGMRQYDVIVELDGEEIGDIIELRQHLYNEKQIGDMLQVKAYRNGELLEFELELTDNSTQ is encoded by the coding sequence ATGGGTTATTACAATCAAACGCCGAATGGCAGGCAGCCGAAGCCGAGCCGTGCGGGCAGTTTCTTTGCGGGGATATTCGGCGTACTGGTCGGAGCGTTATTAATGTGGCTGTTGTTTTCGCAAGCACCGGGCTTATTGCCAGGCACCGAATCAACAAATTCCGGCACCCAGATCCAGCAGCAAAACCGTGAGCAGCAAGGCGCGTCGCTTGATATCACGACTGACGTGACGAAAGCAGTCGACGAGGCGTCGGATGCGGTAGTCGGCGTGTCGAATCTCCAGACAGGCGGGGATTTCTTCTCGCAAAGCCAGGAACAGGCAGTCGGCACGGGCTCTGGCGTCATTTATAAAAGTGAAGGCGATACCGCGTATGTTGTAACGAACCATCACGTCGTTGACGGCGCGAGCGGCATCGAAGTGACGTTGGCCGATGGGACGAAAGTCGACGCACAAGTGGTCGGCAGCGATATTTGGACCGATCTCGCTGTTCTTGAAATGAGCAACGAGAAAGTGCAGGGTGTTGTGGAGCTGGGTGATTCGGATGCATTGAAGCGCGGCGAAGCGGTCATCGCGATCGGCAATCCGCTTGGTCTTGAATTCTCAGGTTCTGTGACGAGCGGCGTCGTGTCAGGCACTGACCGGGCAGTGCCGGTCGACCTGGACGGCGACGGCACAGAAGACTGGCAAGCGGAAGTCTTGCAGACAGATGCAGCGATCAACCCCGGAAACAGCGGCGGTGCGCTCGTCAATTTGGCAGGGCAATTGATTGGCATCAACTCCATGAAAATCGCCACTTCTCAAGTCGAGGGAATCGGCTTCTCGATTCCGATCAATTCGGCGCTGCCGGTCATCAATCAACTCGAAGCAACGGGTGAAATGGTGCGTCCGGCAATGGGCATCACGCTGATTGATTTGGCGCAAGTGCCGAGCACATACCGTGACGATACATTGAATTTGACGGAAGACGTCACGGCAGGTGTCGTCGTCAGCTCGGTTGTCCCGTCTTCTGCGGCGGATGAAGCGGGCATGCGCCAATACGATGTCATCGTCGAGCTGGATGGTGAAGAAATTGGCGATATTATCGAGTTGCGCCAGCATCTTTACAACGAAAAACAAATTGGGGATATGCTGCAGGTAAAAGCATACCGAAACGGAGAATTGCTCGAATTCGAGCTTGAACTCACTGACAATTCCACACAGTAA
- a CDS encoding MBL fold metallo-hydrolase, with protein sequence MRFSVLASGSTGNAIYIENDEHAFLVDAGLSGKKLESLFASIGRDMGKLDGILVTHEHSDHIKGLGIAARRHKVPIYANAKTWTAMDGLVGEIPVDQRFHFDMETTKSFGGLDIESFGVSHDAADPMFYVFHEHGRKLALITDTGYVSDRMKGIIGASDAYVFESNHDIGMLQMGRYPWSVKRRILSDVGHVSNEDAAVAMSEVLAEKPTRIYLSHLSKDNNMKDLARMSVEQTLQTKGIIVGDYVDLFDTSPTEATPLVVV encoded by the coding sequence ATGCGCTTCAGTGTATTGGCCAGCGGTTCGACTGGCAATGCCATTTATATAGAAAACGACGAGCATGCGTTTTTAGTGGACGCAGGGCTTAGCGGCAAGAAATTGGAGTCGTTATTCGCCTCCATCGGCCGCGATATGGGCAAGCTAGACGGCATTCTTGTCACCCATGAGCATAGCGATCATATTAAAGGGCTCGGCATCGCCGCCCGCCGGCATAAAGTGCCGATTTACGCCAACGCCAAAACGTGGACGGCGATGGACGGGCTGGTCGGCGAGATTCCGGTCGACCAGCGTTTCCATTTCGATATGGAGACGACGAAATCGTTTGGCGGCCTCGACATCGAATCGTTCGGCGTGTCGCATGATGCGGCGGACCCGATGTTCTATGTATTCCATGAACATGGGCGCAAACTTGCGCTGATCACCGATACGGGCTATGTCAGCGATCGCATGAAAGGCATCATCGGCGCATCCGATGCTTATGTGTTTGAGAGCAACCACGACATCGGAATGTTGCAGATGGGGCGCTACCCATGGTCGGTCAAACGACGCATCCTGAGCGACGTCGGGCACGTGTCGAATGAAGATGCGGCGGTGGCGATGTCGGAAGTGCTCGCGGAGAAGCCGACGCGCATCTACTTGTCGCATTTGAGCAAAGACAATAACATGAAAGACCTCGCGCGCATGAGCGTCGAGCAGACATTGCAGACAAAAGGCATCATCGTCGGCGATTACGTCGATTTGTTTGATACCTCGCCGACCGAAGCGACGCCTTTGGTTGTGGTGTGA
- a CDS encoding two-component system regulatory protein YycI, with translation MDWSKTKTIFIVVFSILNVFLYSLYIDRYTEAEQIQPLPESSIDEKLHGDNITYSALPDSSEDKPYVRGESKSFTENEVDIDGIVNVLDERLLQITYDKPVDLEGDKEDALQAFIEEEVPESSEYTLWKIDEDQNHAVFFQQITDVPLFYSTGGQLTVFWNENDAVIGFEQTLFNNIIENEEQKRLIKPLEAIHTLYQKSLLQTNSRITEVELGYSTHVQVSENRQMFVPTWRVRVKDSEGVETDHFVNAIKDGVIELNKKNEETAE, from the coding sequence TTGGATTGGAGTAAAACAAAGACCATTTTCATCGTTGTTTTTTCGATTCTCAATGTTTTCTTGTATTCACTGTATATCGACCGTTATACGGAAGCCGAACAGATCCAACCACTTCCGGAATCGTCTATCGATGAGAAGCTCCACGGAGACAATATCACCTATTCGGCATTGCCGGATTCATCTGAAGACAAGCCCTATGTGCGCGGCGAATCAAAATCGTTCACTGAAAACGAAGTGGACATTGACGGGATCGTCAATGTTTTAGATGAACGGCTGCTGCAAATCACTTACGATAAGCCAGTCGATCTAGAAGGCGATAAAGAAGACGCACTGCAGGCATTCATTGAAGAGGAAGTTCCGGAAAGCTCAGAATACACCTTATGGAAAATCGATGAAGACCAGAACCACGCGGTATTTTTCCAGCAGATCACAGACGTCCCGCTATTCTATAGCACGGGCGGCCAGTTGACGGTGTTCTGGAATGAAAACGATGCCGTGATTGGCTTCGAGCAAACTTTATTTAACAATATTATCGAAAATGAAGAGCAAAAGAGATTGATCAAACCGCTAGAAGCGATCCATACGCTCTATCAAAAGAGTCTGCTTCAGACCAATAGCCGCATCACGGAAGTCGAACTTGGCTATTCGACGCATGTGCAAGTGTCAGAAAACCGGCAGATGTTCGTTCCGACCTGGCGCGTCCGTGTGAAGGATTCTGAAGGTGTCGAAACAGATCATTTCGTCAATGCCATCAAAGACGGTGTCATTGAATTGAATAAAAAGAACGAGGAAACAGCAGAGTAA
- a CDS encoding YycH family regulatory protein: MLDTIQQWEISDVQLFEEEAGTEVLKQYLQEPGRTVLYYPGAVPFPVFDIIMDISDNNLPESTFNRVVVEWGTEENPDSVIYFINTGSGRVYEAQVSDAELIEFRGDYVQPSEEYDRYVTDPDIGTLPVYVPEGPIEKTAFNYLLGETPASTFADAIMDSPSSQFAGDLQSEEFTDESGAIMRELDGQKSINYVQPKAETSDPAIPSDLVFNSISFVNEHGGWTDQYVYFGMKSVNQQISYQLFFDGLPVFSNTMAVSLDVEWGISDGIEQAFRYSRPTYFRDSVAETRDVEMTSGEVVLKALSRLDTDLSTIEAVTIGYELTRSEDGQLIMFQPAWYYKANGNWTRLSDESVGGVKLGLE; encoded by the coding sequence ATGTTGGACACGATCCAGCAATGGGAGATTTCCGACGTCCAGCTATTTGAAGAAGAAGCGGGGACCGAAGTACTCAAGCAGTATTTACAAGAACCGGGGCGCACCGTGCTGTATTATCCAGGGGCTGTGCCGTTTCCTGTGTTTGACATCATCATGGACATTTCCGATAATAATTTGCCGGAATCGACCTTTAACAGGGTCGTAGTCGAATGGGGCACAGAGGAAAATCCCGATTCTGTCATTTACTTTATCAACACCGGATCCGGCCGGGTTTACGAAGCACAAGTATCGGACGCTGAGTTGATTGAGTTCCGCGGCGACTATGTGCAGCCATCAGAAGAGTACGACCGCTACGTCACGGATCCTGACATCGGCACATTGCCGGTCTATGTGCCGGAAGGCCCGATAGAGAAGACAGCTTTTAATTATTTGCTGGGCGAAACTCCAGCATCTACATTTGCAGATGCCATCATGGACAGCCCGAGCTCACAGTTTGCAGGGGACCTGCAGAGTGAGGAATTCACCGATGAGTCAGGGGCCATCATGCGCGAATTGGACGGCCAGAAAAGCATCAATTATGTACAGCCGAAAGCCGAAACCTCCGACCCGGCGATCCCGTCCGACCTGGTGTTCAACTCGATTAGTTTCGTCAATGAACACGGCGGCTGGACCGACCAATATGTGTATTTTGGCATGAAATCGGTCAACCAGCAGATCAGTTATCAATTGTTTTTTGATGGCTTGCCGGTCTTTAGCAATACGATGGCCGTGAGTCTAGACGTCGAATGGGGCATCAGTGACGGCATCGAGCAGGCATTCCGTTATAGCCGTCCGACTTATTTCCGCGATTCAGTCGCTGAAACCCGTGACGTCGAAATGACGTCAGGCGAAGTCGTTCTGAAAGCTTTGTCGCGCCTTGATACAGATCTATCGACGATTGAAGCAGTGACGATTGGCTATGAGCTGACACGCAGTGAAGACGGTCAATTGATTATGTTCCAACCGGCTTGGTATTATAAAGCAAATGGCAACTGGACACGGCTATCTGACGAATCAGTAGGAGGCGTGAAGCTTGGATTGGAGTAA
- the yycH gene encoding two-component system activity regulator YycH — MKYLEHVKSVALFILIFLSLALTFTIWTFTPKLEELETPTQVDDVSIGDKRSAEEVVRPVKVLYHHENEVTGTFSQTEN, encoded by the coding sequence TTGAAATACTTGGAGCATGTAAAATCCGTTGCCTTGTTTATTTTGATTTTTCTAAGCCTGGCACTGACTTTCACTATTTGGACATTCACCCCAAAGCTTGAGGAGCTCGAAACGCCCACGCAAGTGGATGATGTCTCAATCGGCGACAAGCGCAGCGCAGAGGAAGTCGTGAGGCCCGTGAAAGTGTTGTATCACCACGAAAACGAAGTGACCGGCACTTTCTCACAAACCGAAAATTGA
- the walK gene encoding cell wall metabolism sensor histidine kinase WalK → MLKTSFFKSIHVKFVLIYILLILLAMQIIGLYFSEQLEQTLRGNFEDSIVDRMEIIEFSVREEMIRNRTDEDLTVEQSLRSVLSNFNSQDIIEIRVVDNRYRILATSLGENQSLVGQRSTDDQIRRSIVGETLLTQTYIDRTLEERVWVRTLPITAVGGEMLGTLYVKAEVENVYDQMDTINSILAGGTAIALVITAVLGVLVAQTISRPIADMRRQAQAMAKGNFSRKVRVYSEDEIGQLARAFNHLTNRLQESQQSTESERRKLASVLANMTDGVLSTDRRGRIILINEPALQLLNVSRETVINRPVTTVLGLDESYTFEDLIDMRDAITLDISSQDQATLLRTTFSVIQKETGFVNGLIAVLHDNTEQEKIDMERREFVANVSHELRTPLTTMRSYLEALADGAWQDPDLAPNFLNVTQTETERMIRLVNDLLKLSKMDSSEADLSREMVEFGVFFNRIIDRFEMSKSQNVSFERKVPKSQYFVEIDTDKLTQVIDNIISNALKYSPEGGKVRFSVREKEGELLVSISDEGMGIPKENVERIFDRFYRVDRARSRAMGGTGLGLAISKEMINAHGGRIWAQSRYGKGTSIYFTLPYEIDDGGEWD, encoded by the coding sequence ATGCTGAAAACCAGTTTTTTTAAGTCGATCCATGTGAAATTTGTATTGATCTATATTTTGCTGATCTTGTTGGCGATGCAGATCATCGGCCTTTATTTTTCCGAGCAGCTCGAACAAACGCTGCGCGGAAACTTCGAGGATTCGATTGTAGACCGCATGGAAATCATCGAGTTCAGCGTCCGCGAAGAGATGATCCGCAACCGGACAGACGAGGACCTGACAGTCGAGCAGAGCCTTCGGTCGGTCCTTTCTAATTTTAATTCGCAGGATATCATTGAAATCCGCGTCGTCGATAATCGTTACCGGATTTTGGCAACGTCCTTGGGCGAGAACCAGTCGCTCGTCGGCCAGCGTTCGACAGATGACCAAATCCGTCGCTCCATCGTCGGGGAGACGCTGCTCACGCAAACATATATAGACAGAACCCTAGAAGAGCGGGTATGGGTCCGAACCTTGCCAATCACGGCGGTCGGGGGCGAGATGCTTGGCACACTGTATGTGAAAGCGGAAGTCGAGAATGTCTATGATCAAATGGACACCATCAACTCCATTTTGGCCGGCGGTACCGCCATTGCTTTGGTCATCACGGCTGTGCTTGGCGTATTGGTCGCCCAGACGATTTCGCGGCCGATTGCTGATATGCGCAGGCAAGCGCAGGCGATGGCAAAAGGCAATTTCTCACGCAAAGTCCGCGTTTACAGTGAAGATGAAATCGGCCAGCTTGCCCGGGCGTTCAACCACTTAACAAATCGGCTGCAGGAATCCCAGCAGTCAACGGAAAGTGAGCGGCGTAAACTCGCCTCGGTGCTTGCCAATATGACGGATGGCGTTCTTTCGACAGACCGCAGAGGGCGCATCATCTTGATCAATGAACCGGCTTTGCAATTATTGAATGTTTCACGTGAAACAGTCATCAACCGGCCTGTCACGACGGTTCTTGGCTTGGATGAATCCTATACATTCGAAGATTTAATCGATATGCGCGATGCGATTACGCTTGATATCAGTTCACAAGATCAAGCGACGCTTCTGCGCACGACTTTCTCGGTCATCCAAAAAGAGACCGGTTTTGTCAACGGCTTGATCGCCGTCCTGCACGATAATACCGAGCAGGAGAAGATTGATATGGAACGCCGTGAGTTTGTGGCGAACGTATCGCATGAACTACGGACACCGCTCACGACGATGCGCAGCTATTTGGAGGCGCTCGCTGACGGTGCTTGGCAAGATCCGGATCTCGCGCCGAATTTCCTCAATGTCACGCAGACCGAGACCGAGCGGATGATCCGCCTCGTCAACGATTTGCTGAAATTGTCGAAGATGGATTCGAGCGAAGCGGATTTAAGCCGCGAAATGGTCGAGTTCGGTGTGTTTTTCAACCGCATCATCGACCGCTTTGAAATGTCGAAATCCCAAAATGTATCGTTCGAGCGGAAAGTACCGAAATCGCAGTACTTCGTGGAAATCGATACCGATAAATTGACGCAAGTCATTGATAACATCATTTCCAATGCCTTGAAGTATTCTCCGGAAGGCGGCAAAGTTCGCTTTTCTGTCCGCGAGAAAGAAGGCGAATTGCTCGTTTCAATCAGCGATGAAGGAATGGGCATCCCGAAAGAAAATGTCGAGCGCATTTTCGACCGCTTCTACCGCGTCGACCGAGCGCGTTCGCGTGCCATGGGCGGAACGGGGCTTGGCCTTGCGATTTCAAAGGAAATGATCAATGCCCACGGCGGTAGGATTTGGGCGCAAAGCCGTTACGGCAAAGGGACCTCGATTTATTTCACCTTGCCATATGAAATTGATGATGGAGGTGAATGGGATTGA
- the yycF gene encoding response regulator YycF: protein MNKTILVVDDEKPIADILQFNLKKEGFNVVVAYDGDEAIKVAEEIQPDLMLLDIMLPNRDGMEVCREVRKKFDFPIIMLTAKDSEIDKVLGLELGADDYVTKPFSTRELIARVKANLRRQNVVPAEEEGVGSNDIQVGSLTIQPDAYLVLKREETIELTHREFELLHYLAKHIGQVMTREHLLQTVWGYDYFGDVRTVDVTIRRLREKIEDNPSHPAWIVTRRGVGYYLRNPEQE from the coding sequence ATGAATAAAACAATATTAGTTGTGGATGATGAGAAGCCCATTGCGGATATTTTGCAATTTAATTTGAAAAAAGAAGGCTTTAATGTGGTCGTGGCTTATGACGGCGACGAGGCGATCAAAGTGGCGGAAGAGATTCAGCCGGACTTGATGCTGCTCGACATCATGCTGCCAAACCGCGACGGCATGGAAGTGTGCCGGGAAGTGCGCAAGAAATTCGATTTTCCGATCATTATGCTGACGGCGAAGGACTCAGAGATCGACAAAGTGCTGGGGCTTGAGCTCGGAGCGGATGATTACGTGACGAAGCCATTCTCGACGCGTGAATTGATTGCGCGTGTCAAAGCGAATCTGCGGCGCCAGAATGTTGTGCCGGCAGAAGAGGAAGGCGTAGGCTCGAATGATATTCAGGTCGGGTCGTTGACGATTCAGCCGGATGCGTATTTGGTGTTGAAGCGCGAAGAGACGATCGAATTGACGCACCGGGAGTTTGAGCTTTTGCATTATTTAGCGAAACATATCGGGCAAGTCATGACGCGTGAGCATTTGCTGCAAACGGTATGGGGCTATGATTATTTCGGCGATGTGCGGACAGTGGACGTCACGATTCGCCGCTTGCGTGAAAAAATTGAAGACAATCCGAGTCACCCAGCGTGGATCGTGACGCGTCGCGGCGTCGGCTACTACCTGCGGAACCCTGAACAGGAGTAG
- a CDS encoding M23 family metallopeptidase, translated as MNAKHQNEDKLKLRKWKIGTALVLAASAFGANTIFAEPNEPQNLEPVYHIYHNTSYLGAVSDDAPIDELIDEKLETASSDYDNLRLAPSEELNIVTEQAVASSSKDDDTVISQLDEQLKVKAEAFALQVDGEAAVYVKDRKAYEETVQLMKQSALTEEELEQFEEQQDAAELPELKAGESRITDISFSEPINGLSKQIDPKQVMEPKQAAEHVTDELGVDVLVNKAEKALKKMPYETVEKDSKDVYIGETEVGQKGKRGEKAVSYAVREVNGERVGRSETREKILKEPVDKIVLEGEKELPGIGTGEFTWPADGGYVSSKKGQRWGRAHKGIDIAQPDTLDIVSADHGTVTKAGKAGTFGNRVVVDHKNGYETIYAHLSSIDVKVGDKVSPHTKLGDMGTTGRSTGIHLHFELSYDGQDRDPLDYVKK; from the coding sequence ATGAACGCGAAACACCAGAACGAAGACAAGTTGAAACTGCGCAAATGGAAAATCGGAACCGCCCTCGTTTTAGCTGCCAGTGCATTCGGCGCCAACACGATTTTTGCCGAACCGAATGAGCCGCAAAACCTGGAGCCGGTTTATCATATATATCACAACACCAGCTACCTCGGAGCCGTCTCGGACGATGCGCCAATCGACGAATTGATTGATGAAAAACTGGAAACGGCCTCAAGCGACTACGACAATCTGCGCCTCGCGCCGAGTGAAGAACTGAACATTGTCACCGAACAAGCTGTGGCATCGAGCTCGAAAGACGATGACACGGTCATCAGCCAGCTGGACGAGCAATTAAAGGTCAAGGCGGAAGCATTCGCCCTGCAAGTCGACGGTGAAGCGGCGGTCTATGTAAAAGACCGGAAAGCTTATGAAGAGACCGTCCAGCTCATGAAACAAAGCGCCTTAACGGAAGAAGAGCTCGAGCAATTCGAAGAGCAGCAAGACGCAGCGGAACTGCCCGAGCTAAAAGCGGGCGAGTCGCGCATCACCGATATTTCCTTTTCGGAACCGATCAACGGCTTGTCGAAGCAAATTGACCCGAAACAGGTGATGGAGCCGAAACAAGCTGCAGAACACGTAACAGATGAGCTCGGCGTGGACGTGCTCGTCAATAAAGCCGAAAAAGCTTTGAAGAAAATGCCATACGAAACGGTCGAAAAAGACAGCAAAGATGTCTATATCGGCGAAACGGAAGTCGGCCAAAAAGGCAAGCGCGGCGAAAAAGCGGTGAGCTACGCTGTACGCGAAGTCAACGGCGAACGCGTCGGCCGTTCCGAAACACGCGAGAAAATCCTGAAAGAGCCGGTCGACAAAATCGTCCTTGAAGGCGAGAAAGAATTGCCGGGCATCGGCACAGGCGAATTCACGTGGCCGGCAGATGGCGGCTACGTCTCAAGCAAGAAAGGCCAGCGCTGGGGCCGTGCCCATAAAGGCATCGACATCGCGCAGCCTGATACGCTTGATATCGTCTCTGCAGACCATGGGACGGTGACAAAAGCAGGTAAAGCTGGCACATTCGGCAACCGCGTCGTCGTCGACCATAAGAACGGCTATGAGACGATCTATGCGCACCTGTCGTCGATTGACGTCAAGGTGGGAGACAAAGTATCCCCGCACACGAAACTCGGCGATATGGGGACGACAGGGCGCTCTACGGGCATCCACCTGCATTTCGAGCTTTCCTATGATGGCCAGGACCGCGACCCGTTGGATTATGTGAAGAAATAA
- a CDS encoding adenylosuccinate synthase, whose translation MTSVVVVGTQWGDEGKGKITDFLSEHAEVIARYQGGNNAGHTIIFGGETYKLHLIPSGIFYKDKTSVIGNGMVVDPKALVQELKGLHDRGVTTENLRISNRAHIILPYHIKQDEVEETRRGANKIGTTGKGIGPAYMDKAARVGIRMADLLDHVVFEEKLRMNLKEKNRMFEKFYETEGFTVEEIMEEYYQYGQEIAKYVTDTSKVLNDAFDAGRRVLFEGAQGVMLDIDQGTYPFVTSSNPVAGGVTIGAGVGPTNISHVIGVCKAYTSRVGDGPFPTELFDEVGDQIRTVGKEYGTTTGRPRRIGWFDSVVVRHARRVSGLTDLTVNSIDVLTGLDTVKICTAYRYQGELITEYPANLRMLADCEPVYEEMPGWSEDVTSCKSLDELPDNARHYLERISQLTGVQISIFSVGPDRNQTNIVKSVWR comes from the coding sequence ATGACATCAGTCGTAGTAGTAGGAACGCAATGGGGAGACGAAGGAAAAGGGAAAATCACGGATTTTCTGTCGGAACACGCAGAAGTAATCGCGCGTTACCAAGGCGGGAACAATGCTGGCCACACAATCATTTTCGGCGGCGAAACGTATAAATTGCATTTGATTCCATCGGGGATTTTTTATAAAGATAAAACATCAGTTATCGGCAACGGCATGGTTGTCGACCCGAAAGCGCTTGTGCAAGAGCTGAAAGGCCTTCACGACCGCGGAGTGACAACGGAGAACTTGCGCATCTCAAACCGCGCGCACATCATTTTGCCTTACCACATCAAGCAAGACGAAGTGGAAGAAACGCGCCGCGGTGCGAACAAGATCGGCACGACCGGCAAAGGCATCGGGCCTGCGTACATGGACAAAGCAGCGCGCGTCGGCATCCGCATGGCGGACCTGCTGGACCACGTTGTGTTCGAAGAGAAATTGCGCATGAACTTGAAAGAGAAAAACCGCATGTTCGAGAAATTCTATGAAACAGAAGGCTTCACAGTCGAAGAGATCATGGAAGAGTATTATCAATACGGACAGGAAATCGCGAAATACGTGACCGATACATCGAAAGTGCTGAACGATGCATTTGATGCCGGCCGCCGCGTGTTGTTTGAAGGCGCACAAGGCGTCATGCTCGATATCGACCAAGGCACTTACCCGTTCGTCACGTCATCCAACCCAGTAGCGGGCGGCGTCACAATCGGCGCAGGAGTGGGCCCAACGAATATTTCACACGTCATCGGCGTCTGCAAAGCCTACACATCCCGTGTCGGCGACGGCCCATTCCCGACAGAATTGTTCGATGAAGTGGGCGACCAGATCCGCACAGTCGGCAAAGAGTACGGCACGACAACAGGACGCCCGCGCCGCATCGGCTGGTTCGACAGCGTCGTCGTGCGCCACGCACGCCGTGTCAGTGGATTGACGGATTTGACCGTCAACTCGATCGACGTCTTGACGGGCCTCGATACAGTGAAAATCTGTACAGCTTACCGTTACCAAGGCGAGTTGATCACAGAATACCCAGCGAACTTGCGCATGCTCGCAGACTGCGAACCAGTCTACGAAGAAATGCCAGGCTGGTCTGAAGACGTGACATCGTGCAAATCATTGGATGAATTGCCGGACAACGCGCGCCATTATTTGGAGCGCATCTCTCAATTGACCGGTGTCCAGATCTCGATTTTCTCTGTCGGACCGGACCGCAACCAAACAAACATCGTCAAAAGCGTTTGGCGTTAA